One Candidatus Cloacimonadota bacterium genomic region harbors:
- the rplU gene encoding 50S ribosomal protein L21: MYAVVDFKGTQFRVEKDQTLEVPFLKNKEIGTEIELDRVLFLKNDNDTVVGKPIIEKSKVIAEIIAHKKDKKIIVFKKKRRKGYEKKQGHRQNYTEIKIKDIIN; encoded by the coding sequence ATGTATGCAGTAGTTGACTTTAAAGGAACTCAATTTAGAGTGGAAAAAGATCAGACTTTAGAAGTTCCCTTTTTGAAAAATAAAGAGATCGGAACTGAAATAGAACTCGATCGAGTCCTGTTCCTGAAAAATGATAATGACACAGTTGTCGGAAAACCGATAATCGAAAAATCAAAAGTGATCGCTGAAATAATCGCTCATAAAAAGGATAAAAAGATAATTGTCTTTAAGAAAAAAAGAAGAAAAGGTTATGAGAAAAAACAGGGTCACAGACAGAATTACACAGAAATCAAAATTAAAGATATCATAAATTAG